Proteins found in one Coffea eugenioides isolate CCC68of chromosome 5, Ceug_1.0, whole genome shotgun sequence genomic segment:
- the LOC113771426 gene encoding protein ULTRAPETALA 1-like, which translates to MEDTDTANTMKMKLFSEEEVRDIYGLKWGCGGGGSDGDDYIEVSCGCTSHRYGDAAGRLRVFSSGFLEISCECFPGCKEDKLTPAAFEQHSGRETSRKWKNNIWVIVDGYKMPLYKTALLKYYNQASKSGNGSSRSRNVKVHRDEFVRCRECNKERRFRLRNREECRSYHDALADLNWKCSDMPHDEVNCDDDEERASRRIYRGCSQSSTCKGCTSCVCFGCEICRFSDCSCQTCSDFTRNAEA; encoded by the exons ATGGAGGATACTGATACTGCTAATACGATGAAGATGAAGTTGTTTAGTGAAGAAGAGGTGAGGGACATTTACGGGTTGAAATGGGGCTGCGGCGGTGGTGGTAGCGATGGCGATGACTACATAGAGGTGTCGTGTGGCTGCACCAGCCATCGATATGGGGATGCCGCAGGTCGACTTCGGGTTTTCTCTTCTGGTTTTCTTGAAATCAGCTGTGAATGCTTCCCTGGTTGTAAGGAAG ACAAGCTGACACCAGCTGCATTTGAGCAACATTCTGGAAGAGAAACATCTAGGAAATGGAAGAATAATATCTGGGTTATTGTTGATGGGTACAAAATGCCCTTGTACAAGACAGCAttgctcaaatattacaatcaaGCATCAAAAAGTGGTAATGGTTCAAGCAGATCACGCAATGTGAAAGTCCATCGTGACGAGTTTGTTAGATGCAGAGAATGCAATAAAGAGCGCAGGTTCCGTCTCCGCAACAGAGAGGAATGCCGCAGTTACCATGATGCTTTGGCAGATTTAAATTGGAAATGCTCTGACATGCCTCATGATGA GGTTAACTGTGACGATGACGAAGAAAGAGCAAGTCGCAGGATCTACAGGGGCTGTTCCCAATCTTCAACATGCAAGGGTTGCACCTCTTGTGTCTGTTTCGGTTGTGAAATCTGTAGG